The genomic region ACCAACTCCAAAAGGAATATGCATCGTTACTTTTTTTCCTAATGTATATTCTGGGGTACTCTTAAAATCCTGTTCATTAAGAGGAGCCTGCGCCACGCCATCTGCATCTCTTCTAAAATCGTTTACAAGATTGGCTTTAGGAGCATCAAACATCAAAGCACCGATACCTCCAAAGATATAAGGGCTTACCATGCTTATCTGTTCATTATTTACGGGGAAAAGATTGTATTCAAAAGTTAAACTTGCTTCGTATACATTATTTTTTCCGTATGAGTTTCTATTTACTCTGTATTCTTCTTTCGCAGCTTTATCGCTAAACTGAATCTGGTTATATCCTAAATCCAATCTAACGGTCTGATGCGGGTTAAAATTAAATCTATATAATAAACCTCCATAAAATGGGAACCCCCAATCTGACATTCTGTCTAAATCCAACGGCTTTTGTAAAATATAATTGGTCCGTCCTATGTCCCCAACTAGGTTACTCATACCCAGACGAACTCCCAATTCATTTCTTTGTGCTTTAACACTTACCATTCCCAGGAAGGCAATAAAGCTAAACAATAATTTTTTATTCATAAAAGAATATGGATTTATGGTTATTTTAAAATTTAATTTTTGCAAATATAAAACATTTTTATATTAATGATATTCTTAATGTATAGTTAAAAATAAACAAAAAAACATAATTTGTTATAAAGTAAACGACAAAGTGCCAAAAATATTCTTTTTTCCTTAGATGACCAAAACTGAAAGTATAAAAAAACCCCCATTTGCTGAGGGTTTAAAACGTTATTTTTTATTAAATATTGTTTGAACCTTATTTCGTATTCTTATTAACAAAGGTTCTTTATAATTTTTGTCTTCATCAAAATAGCCATATCCGTAACCATATCCGTAACCGTAGCCATAACCATACCCTTGTTTTTTATTGTAATCATTATATACAAGTCCTAAATGATCAACTTCTTCGTTATGATATTTCTCTGCGATCATCTTCAGCATATACTTTTCGGTGTATTCATGACGAACCACATAGATATTGGCATCCGAATATTTCATCAGCTCGTAAGAGTCTGCTACCAAACCTACCGGAGGAGAGTCGATGATGATAAAATCGTATTTATCTTTCAGCTCTTCCAGGAATTTGATATTTCTGCTGCTCATAAGGAGCTCTGACGGATTCGGAGGAATTGGTCCGGAAGTAGCCACATCCAGGTTAGGAATCTTGGTTTTATTAATGATTTGATCTATTCCCACTTCTCCTGTCAGGTAATTGGAGATACCATATTTGTTATCAATTTTAAAATCTCCAAAGATCTTCGGTTTTCTAAGGTCCATTCCAAGAAGGATTGTCTTTTTATCACTTAATCCTATTACTGAAGCAAGGTTGATGGAGATATATGTTTTTCCTTCACCCCCAATGGATGATGTAATCAGAATGGTTTTTCCTTTTCCGTCTTCCCTGTTATTCTCCATTAAGAACCTCATGTTTGCTCTTATTCCCCTGAATGCCTCTGATACGGATGATTTAGGCTGTTCCAAAACAGTAAGCATACTCTCGTTGGTATTGTTTCCGATAACCCCAAGAAGAGGAATCTTTGTTGCACCCAGCAGTTCTTTGATATTTCGGATTTTATTATCCAGTAATTCTCCAACCAGGATAAATAATAATGGAATCAACAACAATCCAAACATAATCGCCGATTTGATTGCTTTTACGTTAGGGCCAATCGGAGCCTGCCCCAGGTTTTTAGCAGGGTCAATTACAGTAATATCAGACTGGTTGGTAGCCACTTTCATCTGCGCCTCGTTCTGTCTTCCCAAAAGGCTGTTATAAGTAGCCTCAATCATACTGTATCCTCTTTCTGCATCAAGATATTTTCTTTCTTTTTCAGGATATGAGTTAAGATCTGTATTGGCTTCTGCTACCTGGCGGTCTATATTACCGATCTCATCGTAATATTTTGTATAATAATTTCTAAGAGAACCTGACGAACCTGTTCTTGCCTCATTAATAAGCCTGTCTATTTCTTTCATAGGCTCGGAGTTCGGCTTATAGATGGTTGCCATTTCTCTTCTCTTCATATACAGAGCTTTAAGTTCTGAAACAGTAGCTGTAAAGAAACCATCTTCAAACCCTGCAGCATTTGTACTGATCATTTTATCAAAATTCTGACTCTGAAGTGTATTTTTAATATTATTCAGCGAGTTGATTTTGCTTATAATATCTGCTTTCTTGGCTTCAAGATCTTTTATTTTTTCTAAAGATTTTTCGTCTCTGTCTTTGATGTTATAAAGCTTTTCGGAAGTTTTAAGGTAGTTCAGAACCGCCGCACTTGAGTCGAGCTTTTTACGGATACCATCTATATTGGCCTGCAGATAAAGGTCTGTGTTTTTATTAACAATATTTTTATCCGCCAACCTTTTCTTCTGAAGCTCGGCTACAGATTTATTCAGGAAGTTTACCGTACTGTTAAGATTAAAACCTTTTTTGTTAATAATCATAATGGTAGCAATCTCCTTGTCAAATTGCACTCCTATGGTAGAAACAATCTCATTTACGCTTTGGTTTACAGAGTTAAGACTTACAATAACGTTCTCAATTTTTATTTTGGGAGCTACTGTATTCTTAAGCAGTCTGAACCTAAGGTTCGGAGAATTATACCATTCATTTACTTTTATAATCTTATTGGCAGGTCTGCTATAT from Chryseobacterium shigense harbors:
- a CDS encoding DUF6089 family protein, which encodes MNKKLLFSFIAFLGMVSVKAQRNELGVRLGMSNLVGDIGRTNYILQKPLDLDRMSDWGFPFYGGLLYRFNFNPHQTVRLDLGYNQIQFSDKAAKEEYRVNRNSYGKNNVYEASLTFEYNLFPVNNEQISMVSPYIFGGIGALMFDAPKANLVNDFRRDADGVAQAPLNEQDFKSTPEYTLGKKVTMHIPFGVGLKYKFNHNWAIFAEATFRYTLTDQLDHSRLLSKDLTSSFNGDILDPATGGSLLQSGNYYAVSKEREQELLYKRNIGDERSKDWMNTFSLGLTYSFGRPPCYCD
- a CDS encoding exopolysaccharide transport family protein, with protein sequence MIPDKGTQIGKNESQKEKYGSFALFDIEHFLRRILKNWYWFVFMLFIGYIISWVYSKYYAQNIYSSDLSLSISNNTSSYFTPNQSINFIWGQNGNQDGVYLKKMLLSRSHNEFLVKELDLFVNYSTKGLIKSTYIDKTDSPVFLQIDKKHLQQVNYPITLIPKGGDSYEVVLPNEGQSTNLYSYETEGFQPINAYSRPANKIIKVNEWYNSPNLRFRLLKNTVAPKIKIENVIVSLNSVNQSVNEIVSTIGVQFDKEIATIMIINKKGFNLNSTVNFLNKSVAELQKKRLADKNIVNKNTDLYLQANIDGIRKKLDSSAAVLNYLKTSEKLYNIKDRDEKSLEKIKDLEAKKADIISKINSLNNIKNTLQSQNFDKMISTNAAGFEDGFFTATVSELKALYMKRREMATIYKPNSEPMKEIDRLINEARTGSSGSLRNYYTKYYDEIGNIDRQVAEANTDLNSYPEKERKYLDAERGYSMIEATYNSLLGRQNEAQMKVATNQSDITVIDPAKNLGQAPIGPNVKAIKSAIMFGLLLIPLLFILVGELLDNKIRNIKELLGATKIPLLGVIGNNTNESMLTVLEQPKSSVSEAFRGIRANMRFLMENNREDGKGKTILITSSIGGEGKTYISINLASVIGLSDKKTILLGMDLRKPKIFGDFKIDNKYGISNYLTGEVGIDQIINKTKIPNLDVATSGPIPPNPSELLMSSRNIKFLEELKDKYDFIIIDSPPVGLVADSYELMKYSDANIYVVRHEYTEKYMLKMIAEKYHNEEVDHLGLVYNDYNKKQGYGYGYGYGYGYGYGYFDEDKNYKEPLLIRIRNKVQTIFNKK